The following nucleotide sequence is from Tolumonas lignilytica.
AGTGACTGTTTACCATGCACTACTTCATCGTGAGACAACGACAGAACAAAGTTTTCGTTATAGTGATACACCATCGAGAAGGTCAAATCATTGTGATGGTATTTACGGTGAATGGGTTCTTTTGCCATATAGCGCAATGAATCATTCATCCATCCCATATTCCACTTAAAGGTGAAACCCAATCCGCCGGTATAGGTAGGACGAGAGACCCCAGCAAATGCGGTCGACTCCTCGGCAATGGTCATCGCATGCGGATAACGCTCATAGACCTCACGGTTAAACCATTGCAGCAGCGAAATTGCTTCGTAGTTGTGATTACCACCATCAACATTTGGCACCCACTGCCCGTCATCGCGGGAATAATCCCAGTACAACATGGAAGCAACGGCATCAACGCGTAAACCGTCGATATGGAAGTGATCCAACCAATACAGGGCACTGGCAATCAAAAACTGACGAACGGTGTCACGCCCGAAATCATAGATATAAGAGTTCCAATCCGGATGCCAGCCACGACGGGGATCTTCGTATTCATACAACGGCGTACCATCAAAACGCGCCAATCCATGTGAATCTGATGGGAAGTGCGCAGGCACCCAGTCAAGGATCACGCCGATACCGGCCTGGTGGCAGCAATCGACAAAGTATTTGAAATCATCCGCTGAACCGAAACGACTGGTAGGCGCAAACAAGCCGAGAGGCTGATAACCCCAGGAACCCGAAAATGGATGTTCCATAATCGGCATCAGCTCGATGTGGGTATAATTCATTTCCTGCAGATAAGGGATCAGTTGATCCGCCATTTCACGATAGCTCAGAGAACTGCCATCTTCATGCCGTTTCCACGAGGCAAAATGCATTTCATAAACAGACAGCGGCTGTTCCAGCTTATTATTGCGCTGGGATTGTTGCCAATCAGCATCATGCCACGCATATTGCTTGTGGTCATACACAACAGAGGCAAACGATGGATACTGATCTGCATAAAACCCCACCGGGTCAGCTTTATGCGGTAAGCAGTGGCCGTATAAATCTTTCAATTCAAACTTATAACGAGTTCCGACCTCAAGCCCCGGAACAAACAAGACCCAGTGACCGCACAAACTGCGTTGCATAGGATGACGGCGTCCATCCCAGTAGTTAAAGTCACCAATCAGACTGACCGCCATGGCACTTGGGGCATACACGGCAAAACGAACCCCTTTCACAGAAACGCCATTGATTTCCGTTTCCATCAACTGAGCACCCAGCGTGCGATATAGATTATCGGCACTGTGTTTCAACTCAGCCAAACCACGAAACGCTTCATCATGGAACTGATACGGATCAACGATTTCCGTTTTCGCGTCTGGGTAGTTCACCTGCAAAACATATGTAAAAGGATCGCTTAAACCAGGAAATGCCGCCTCAAATAAGCCTTCAGGATTCAAACAATCCAGATTACATTCCACCGCCTT
It contains:
- the glgB gene encoding 1,4-alpha-glucan branching protein GlgB; protein product: MLLRELNEARCGQPFEKLGWVYNKEQSLWSLRVWLPHATAVAVRRIESKAVECNLDCLNPEGLFEAAFPGLSDPFTYVLQVNYPDAKTEIVDPYQFHDEAFRGLAELKHSADNLYRTLGAQLMETEINGVSVKGVRFAVYAPSAMAVSLIGDFNYWDGRRHPMQRSLCGHWVLFVPGLEVGTRYKFELKDLYGHCLPHKADPVGFYADQYPSFASVVYDHKQYAWHDADWQQSQRNNKLEQPLSVYEMHFASWKRHEDGSSLSYREMADQLIPYLQEMNYTHIELMPIMEHPFSGSWGYQPLGLFAPTSRFGSADDFKYFVDCCHQAGIGVILDWVPAHFPSDSHGLARFDGTPLYEYEDPRRGWHPDWNSYIYDFGRDTVRQFLIASALYWLDHFHIDGLRVDAVASMLYWDYSRDDGQWVPNVDGGNHNYEAISLLQWFNREVYERYPHAMTIAEESTAFAGVSRPTYTGGLGFTFKWNMGWMNDSLRYMAKEPIHRKYHHNDLTFSMVYHYNENFVLSLSHDEVVHGKQSLLYKMPGDEWQQAANLRTYMGYMYAHPGKKLNFMGTEIAQASEWDHDGQLDWWLLGFDKHRGQKNLIRDLNKLYRSEPALYDADYLQTGFEWLDHADWENSSLLMLRRNKEQDSFIIAACNFTPVPRDGFRIGVPEEGRYHIVLNTDNSEYWGGDYFVGAEVFHSENVESHGKSHSIVLNLPPLATVFIKKMAE